DNA from Pseudomonas mendocina:
CTCCAACCTGGCGATTGCTGTGGTAAACGCGAGTGGCCAGTTTGCTGCGCAGCCAGGAGAAGAAGAACACCTGCTCCAGGCGGGCGCCGAACTGCCCTTGCCAACGTTGATCGAGCTCGCCGAGCAGGGGCCAGAGCAGTTGCTCGACCAGGGTGCTGGCGGGATACAGCGTCAGGCTGGCATTGAAGCGATCATCCAGACGTCGCTCGTTGAGCGCGGTGATGCAGTCGAGCAGTTCGGCCCGCAGGCACGACCAGTTGTCGCTGCTCGCGGGTTGCGGTGCCTGGTTATGGTCGAGCAGCGCCTTGACCTGGCCAACGGCGACGCCGCGGGACAGCCAGGCGAGGATGGCTGCGATGCGTTCGAGGTTGGCTGGCGAATACAGGCGATGCCCCTTGGGCGTGCGGTACGGCACGATCAGGCCGTAACGGCGCTCCCAGGCACGCAGGGTCACGGCGTTGATGCCGGTGCTGCGTGCCACTTCGCGAATGGGCAGGAAGCCTTCGTCCAGCGCTTGGCGGTAGTCGTGCCCGACTTCTTCGTCGGCGAGTTGTGCGTTTGTCATCGGCTTAGAGTGCGTTGCGCAGGCTGAGGGGTTCCGGGTGCGGCTGCAGGTAAGCCTGGCTGGCGATGTAGCGATCCGGATGTCGGCGGAAGTGATGCTTGAGCAGCGTCAGCGGCACCACCAGCGGCACGATGCCGGCGCGGTACTGGCCGATCAGTTGCTGCATTTCCTGTTTTTCATCGCTGCTCAAGGTGCGTTTGAGGTAGCCACTGAGGTGCTGCAGCACATTGCTGTGCGTGCCTCGGGTGGCGCACTTTTTCAGGGCTGCCATGAGTTCGCTGAAGTAGTGCGGCGCCAGTTCGGCCAGGTCATGCCGAGCCAGGTTGCCGAGCAGTTGCCCGAGCGATTTGTAGCGTGCCGGGTCGGTGGCCATCAGCAGGTACTTGTAGCGCGAGTGGTAGGCGATCAGTGCGCGGCGGCTGAGGCCTTGCTGCAACAGGCGTAGCCACTCGGCGTGGGCATAGACGCGGGTGATGAAGTTCTCGCGCAGTACCGGGTCATTGAGACGGCCGTCTTCCTCCACCGGCAGATCCGGATGAAGGGCGCAGAAGGTGGCGGCGAAGATGCCGCGGCCCGGTTCGCTGGGGCGACCACCTTCCTGATAGACCTTGACTCGTTCCAGGCCGCAGGACGGCGACTGTTGCATGAAGATGAAGCCACTGATGCCCTGCAGGTCATCGGCCATGCGTTGTGCATAGGCAGCCAGTGCATCGGTCACGTCACGTGAGCGGTCGACGGTACCGACAGCGCGCGGCGACTGTGGGTCGCCGACCAGGCGAATGGGTTCGCGCGGAACGGGCATGCCAATGCCGACCTCTGGGCACACTGGGATGAAATCGAAGTGCTCGTTGAGGCTGCGGCTGCACAGGCGCGACAGCTTGTGGCCACCGTTGTAGCGCACTTCGGCACCCATCAGGCAGGCGCTGATTCCGAGTTTGGCTTTGTTCGACTGCATGGCGTGACCTCTGATGGCCTTGTACATCGTGTTGCACATGTACAACTTGTGTTCATCATAGGTTTCTTGTTGTACAAGTCAAATTATTTGTACAGCTTTGGTATCGCTTTGCGGCGCGCAGGCAAGGCTCTCATCGCACCATGAGGTGCAGTGATGCAGGAGAGCGAGAGTGGGGGAGGAGTCAGTGCCAGCCTTGCAGCCAGCGCTGGGTATCCAGTAACTGATGCCAGTCGAGCGCCTGACTGCGTTTGGTCAGTACTGCCTGCAGCTCGACGGCGAGGATGTTGTCGTCCTCGTCGCGAATCAGTTCGGTAACCAGGAAGTGGCGCTCACGGTTCTGTGGTTGTGCCGCCGTCCATTTCGACAGCAGCAACTTGCGCGGGTTGAGGCGGCGTGATGCGTTCATGCCAGGTGTTCGAGCAGGCGGCGGGCGGCGTCCTGGCCGCTGAGCCAGGCCCCCTCGACTCGCCCGGAGAGGCACCAGTCGCCACAGGCGTACAGCCCCAGGTCGGCATCGGCCAGGGCACCCCACTGGTGTGCCTGTGCCGGACGGGCATAGAGCCAGCGGTGGGCAAGGGTGAAACTCGGTGGTGGCACTGCGCAGCCGATCAGCTCGGCGAAGGCGCCATGCAGTTGCTCGATCACCGCTTCCTTGGGCAGATCCAGGTGTTGTCGACTCCAGGCGCTGGTGGCGTGCAGCACCCAGGTGTCGAGGTGAGTGTCACGGCCCGGCTTGCTGCGGTTACGGGCGATCCAGTCGAGTGAGCTGTCCTGCACGAAGCAGCCTTCCACGCGGGTTTCCAACGCCGCGTCGAAGCCCAGGGCGACGGCCCAGGTCGGCTCCATGACCACGCTGGCGGCAGCGCCCGCCAGTTTGGGCGCGGCTGCCAGCAGGGCGCTGGCCTGAGGGGCGGGTGTAGCGATGATCACGTGGCTGAAGGGGCCATGGCTGTTGCCTTCCGTGTCCAGCAGGTTCCAGTGGCGGTCGCCGCGAAACACTTCGGCGATGCGGCAACTGAAGTGTACCGGCAGGGCGCCGAGCAGGGCGCGGGTGATGGCGCTCATGCGCGGTGCGCCGACCCAGCGTAGTTGTTCATCCGGCGACGCGCTGAGCTGGCCGTCCTGAGCGTTGTACAGATCCGGTGCCCACTGAGCGACCCAGCCGCGTGCTTGCCACTGCTGCACCACTTCGACGAAGCGGCGATCACGGGCGGTGAAGTATTGGGTACCCAGATCCAGGCTACCCGCGTCACTGCGTTTGCTGGCCATGCGCCCGCCACTGCCACGGCTTTTGTCGAACAGCTCGATCTCCAGTCCTGCGGCGTGCAGGGCCTGTGCGGCGGAAAGTCCCGCCAGGCCGGTACCGATGATGGCGATGGGTGCGTTCATGATGACCTCGTCAGCGCTGAATGCATTACAGGCTACGTTTTGGACAAAAGCTATACAAGAATGTTTTCATGTATAGCTGATGCCGTGAGTGGCACTCCCTGTCTTTAGGTTTAGGACAAACGCGGCAATCGATAAAGGCACGTGTGTGTCTGAAAAAAGACTCTCATCCATTGCCATGCGAGGAGGATGCCATGCATATCCTGCTGACCGGCGGTACCGGCATGATCGGCCGTGCGCTCTGTGCGTACTGGGCTGAACAGGGCCACCGCCTGACTGTCTGGAGTCGCGAGCCGGCCAAGGTCGCCGAGTTGTGCGGGCCGAGCGTTCGTGGGATTGGCCGGTTGGAAGAACTGACCGATGAACCGCTGGATGCCGTGGTCAACCTGGCTGGGGCGCCGATTGCCGATCGGCCCTGGAGCAAGAAACGCAAGGCCCTGCTGTGGGCCAGCCGCATCGGTCTGACCGAGCAACTGCTGGCCTGGCTGCACAGTCGCGAGCAGCGGCCGGCGGTGCTGTTGTCCGGTTCGGCGGTGGGCTGGTACGGCGACGGCGGCGAACAGGAACTGAACGAAAATACTCCGCGGGTCAGCGATGACTTCGCCGCGCAGTTGTGCGGCGCCTGGGAGGAAACTGCGTTACGTGCCGAGGCGCTGGGCATTCGTGTGGTGCTGGTGCGCACCGGCCTGGTGCTGAACCCGGACGGCGGCATGCTCAAGCGCCTGCTGTTGCCCTTCAAGCTGGGCCTCGGTGGCCGTCTCGGCGATGGGCGGCAGTGGATGCCATGGATTCATTTCGCCGATCAAATCGCCCTGATGGATTTTCTCTTGCAGCACAGCGAGGCCCGCGGTCCTTATAATGCCTGCGCGCCATTACCGGCACGTAACGCCGAGTTCACCAAGGCCATGGGGCAGGCGCTGAGCCGTCCGACGTTACTCCCGGTGCCGGCTTTCGCCTTGCGGGCTGGCCTGGGCGAGATGTCCGGTTTGTTGCTCGGTGGCCAGCGTGCCGTACCGATGCGTTTGCTCGAGGCCGGCTTCAGTTTCCGTTTTACCCATCTGGATGTGGCCCTGGTGGATTTGCTGGGCCATCACTGACTAGGATTTCGCATGACCGATCACGCATTGTTGCTGGTTAACCTGGGTTCGCCTGCGTCTACCGAAGTAGCCGATGTCCGCCGTTACCTCAATCAGTTCCTGATGGATCCTTACGTGATCGATCTGCCCTGGCCGCTGCGTCGACTGCTGGTGTCGCTGATCCTGATCAAGCGTCCTGCCGCGTCGGCGCATGCCTATGCCTCTATCTGGTGGGACGAGGGTTCGCCGCTGGTCGTGCTCAGCCGCCGTCTGCAGGAGGCGATGAAGGCGCAGTGGAGCCAAGGCCCAGTGGAGTTGGCCATGCGCTATGGCGAGCCGTCCATCGAGTCGACCCTGCTGCGTCTGGCCAAGCAGGGCATCCGTGAGGTCACCCTGGCACCCTTGTATCCGCAGTTCGCCGACAGCACCACCACCACGGTGATCGAGGAGGTCAAGCGGGTGATCCGCGAGCATGGCCTGTCGCTGCGACTGTCCACCTTGCCGCCGTTCTATGACCAACCCGAGTACCTCGATGCGCTGGTCGCCAGTGCCAAACCTTATCTGGAGCAGGATTTCGACCACCTGCTGCTGAGCTTCCACGGCCTGCCGGAGCGGCATCTGCACAAGCTCGATCCCAGCGGCCATTGCCTCAAGGGGGAGGACTGCTGCCGCACGGCTTCACCGCAGGTTCTCGCCAACTGTTACCGCGCGCAATGCCTGCGTAGCGCCGAGCTGTTCGCCCAGCGCATGGGGCTGCGTCCGGAGCAGTGGTCGGTGAGCTTCCAGTCGCGCCTGGGGCGTGCCAAATGGATCGAGCCCTATACCGAGACCCGTCTGGATGAGCTGGCCGCGCAAGGCGTGAAGAAGCTGCTGGTGATGTGCCCGGCGTTCGTCGCCGACTGCATCGAGACCCTCGAGGAGATCGGCGACCGTGGCCGTGAACAGTTCGTCGAGGCGGGTGGTGAGAGCCTGCAACTGGTGCCCTGCCTGAATGATCATCCCGATTGGGCAGCGGCATTGAAGGTGCTCTGTGAGCGAGCACCAGTGTCCCTTTAGGCCACCTCAAAAGCTACCTGCGTTGCCATCACTGCGTTAAAAACAGGCTCAATATGCTCATTTACAGCCCGTAAACTACGCTTTTCGCCTGTTTGATTCGCTGGCGCTCACCCTGCGGGCCAGCCTTCGGCTGTTACTCCCGCTGGTCGTTGCGCCTTGTGCTGGCTGCCTCGCCTACGTTTTAGAGGTGCCCTTTGCGTGGCTCAGTGACCGCCGAGGCGAGGCATTCGCCTTGGCGGGTATGAAGCATTCGCCGCTCTGATAACACCTTCGAGCGATACTCACTGCCGTTTATATCGTCCTAAGCTGGCGGCTCTTTCAACCACCGCGCATCGCGTCAAGGGCACTTCTAAAAACTATCTGCGTTGTCATCGCTGCGTTAAAAACACGCTCAAAATGCTCATTTACAGCTCGTAAACTGCGCTTTTTTGCCTGTTTGATTCGCTGGCGCTCACCCTGCGGGCCAGCCTTCGGCTGTTACTCCCGCTGGTCGTTGCGCCTTGCGCTGACTGCCTCGCCTACGTTTTTAGAAGCACCCCAAGCGGTGCCGAGGAGAGCGTCCGTGCATAACAACAATAACGGCTATCCCTCCAGTACCCGAGCCTGGGTCACTGTCGCCATCCTGATGGTGGCTTACGTCCTGTCTTTCGTCGATCGGCAGATTCTCAATCTGTTGGTCGAGCCCATTCGCCGCGACCTGGCGATCAATGACACGCAGATGAGCTTGTTGATGGGGCTGTCCTTCGCCCTGTTCTATACCGTTTGTGGCATTCCCCTCGGGCGTGTGGCCGATACCCGCAGCCGCCGTGGGCTGATCGCTATCGGTGTGCTGTTCTGGAGCGCTGCCACCGCCGCGTGTGGCATGGCCAAGATGTACTGGCAGTTCCTGCTCTGCCGCATCGGTGTCGGTGTGGGCGAGGCGGCGCTGTCGCCGGCAGCTTACTCGCTGATTGCCGACAGCTTCCCCGCCGAGCGCCGGGCCACGGCCATCAGCGTCTATTCCATGGGCGTCTACCTGGGGTCGGGGCTGGCCTTCCTGGTCGGTGGCCTGGTCATCCAGTTCGCCTCGGCACAGGGCGACGTGACGCTGCCAGTGCTGGGCGAAGTGCGCCCGTGGCAGTTGATCTTCCTCATTCTTGGGGTTGCCGGTGTGCTGTTCACCCTGCTGATGCTGGCGGTCAAGGAACCTGCCCGGCGTGGTGCGGGGGCGGGTGTGGCGGTGCCGCTCAGTGAGGTGGGGCGTTACATTCGTGCCAACCGCCGCACCGTGCTGCTGCACAACTTCGGCTTCGCCGGCCTGGCCTTCGCCGGCTATGGCAGTGCGGCCTGGGTGCCGACCTTCTATATCCGCACCTATGGTTGGGACGCCGGCCAGGTCGGCATCGTCTACGGCAGCATCGTGGCGGTGTTCGGCTGCCTGGGCATCGTCTTCGGTGGCCGCCTGGCGGACTGGATGGCCAAGCGCGGGCGCAGCGATGCCAACATGCGTGTCGGCCTCTATGCCGCGCTGGGTGCCCTGCCGATGGTGGTGTTGTTCCCGCTGATGGACACCGCGTTCTGGGCCAGTGTGCTTATGGCGCCCACGGTGTTCTGCCTGAGCATGCCGTTCGGTGTGGCGCCCGCGGCGATCCAGGAAATCATGCCCAATTCGATGCGCGGTCAGGCCTCGGCCATCTACCTGTTCGTCATCACCCTGATCGGCCTTGGGGTAGGTCCGACGGCGGTGGCGCTGGTGACCGACTTCGTCTTCGCCGATGACGCTGCGCTGCGCTATTCGCTGCTGATCGTCACCACTCTGGCGGTGCTGATGTCGATCATCCTGCTGGCCAAGAGCCTCAAGCCCTATCGTGAGAGCGTGACGCGGCTGGAGCAATGGGCCGCCAATCCGGCCTGAGCAGGCGCATTTTTCTGCCGTGCCGCGCAATGATCGGCACGGTTTATGCGCCAGGGCACAGGCAGCGTGGAATTTTTGCGCTTTACTGAGGTTCTGAGTGTTGCGCGCGCCATTTCGGCGCGTGCCAGCCAGGGAACCTCCGCATGGGAGTGAGGCCAGTGTCTGCCGCGCATGGCAGGCCAATCGACAGCTCGGTATTTTGGCAACGGTTATGGCTACCGGGGCTCGCTCTTCTGTTGCTGCTGACCGGCGGCTGCAGTGGCCGTCTGGACAATGATTCCATCATCAATACGCGCAATCCGGTGAAACCGGCCGAGTTGTTGCAGACCGACGTAGACCGCATGGCGACGCTGGCCATGCGCAACAACCTCAACAGCCTGTACCGGCTGATGAACAAGCTGTATCAGCGTAACCCACGGGAGTGGCGTAAGAATGCGCTGCCTGACGCAGCGGCGGCCGAGCGGGCGATCCAGTACGCCATCGAACACAACCAGGACTGGCCGACGCTGGGGGGCCGGCGCGATGTCGCGGCGCTGGATTATTCATTGAGTCCGGCATTCCAGGGCGATCGCGTAGCGGCTTTCACCTACGCCATCGGTAGCATGCTGGTGACCGCTCATGGTGGCCGCACGGAGTTCTACCTGACCGACAGCTTCAATGCGCAGTTCATCCACAATGCCGCGCGTAATCTGGAGAAGGCTGCCTGGATGCTGGGGCAGCGTCGTGATGCGACGGGGCGCCCGCTGCTGCTGTCCAACGAGTTCTCCGAGCAGGGCAACAACCTCAGCTATGCGGTGGAGTTCGGCAAGATGGTGGCGCGCCTGGATCTGATCACCCATGTGCTGGAGGAGCGTTACCGGCGCATGGGCGCAAACTATGCGCAAAGCCTGCTGCTGCTGAATTTCCTGCCGGTGCAATAGCGCCGCTCAGGCACCTCTGAAAACCTAGGCGATGGCAGCCCACGACTGCATGGATGCGGGAGGTAGAGCGACGCGCCGGAGTGGTTTCTGAAGAGGCCTCAGTGTGTCCAGCGTTGTTCGATCTTGCCCAGCGTACCGCTCTTGCGCAGGCGCACCAGCGCTTCGGAGAATTGCCGGGCACGTTCGCTATCGCCCTTGGCGAAGGCGACGAAGCGCGGCATCTGGATCAGTGGGCGGGGCAGGATGCGCACCTGTTCCTGGGCACGTTGTTCGCGCACGAAATACTGCAACTGCACGCGGTCGCCGACGATGATGTCGATGCGTCCGGCCAGCAGCATCGAGACCAGTTGCCGAGGATTCTGCGCCGTGGTGTCGCGTGCCAGATCGGCACGGTCGAAATTTTCCTCGTAGGCATAGCCGCGTACCTGGCCGATCACGTACGGAGACAGATCATCCAGGCTTTTCCAGTCGCTGAGAGCGGTCTTGGCGGTGGTCATGAACACGGTCGAACCGCTGCGCAGCGGGCCGACCAGTTCGTATTGCTGCTGGCGCAGTGGGGTGCCGGCGAACTGAAAGGCCATCTGCACCTCACCGCGGTCGAGCATGCGTTTGACCCGCTCCCAGGGATACAGGCGAATGTCGTAGTTGACCTTGGCTTCGCGCAGCACAGCATCCACCAGTTCGACGTCGAGTCCGCGCGGCGTGTCGTCTTCGGTAGTGACGAAGCTGTAGGGGGCGAACTGTTCGTCGCCCACCACCCGCCAGGGTTCTGCTGCCAGGGAGGTGCTCGTTACCAGCAGAGCAAGCAGCAGATAGCGCATGGCGGGTTACCTCATGACTGGCCTGTGATCAGGCTAGTCAATTTCTGCGAGGTAAACGGCTGATGCAAGAGGGATCAAACCTTGCGGACGAACTCCGACTTGAGCTTCATTGCGCCGATGCCGTCGATCTTGCAGTCGATGTCGTGATCGCCGTCTACCAGGCGGATGTTCTTCACCTTGGTGCCGACCTTGACCACCAGCGACGAGCCTTTGACCTTGAGATCCTTGATCACGGTGATGGTGTCGCCATCCTGTAGCAGGTTGCCGACCGAGTCCTTGATTACGCGTGCGTCATCGCCGCTCTCGGCGCTCTCGCCGGCTTTCCATTCGTGGGCGCATTCGGGGCAGACCAGTTGCGTGCCATCTTCGTAGGTGTATTCGGAGTTGCATTTGGGGCAGGGCGGCAGAGCGGTCAAGGCTTGTCCTCGGTGATTATGAATAAACCGCAGATTATATAGGGTTTTGTTCACGAGCGCCGCTCCTGGGCGTGGCGCGAGTGAAGGCGCGTGTTAAAAATATTGGACTTTACGTCCGCGGTCTATTGTCCAGGTATGCCGTATGGCTGCCTATTAACGGGCGTTAATCAGGGCTGTGCCGCAGATCGTGTTCAACTATTTTATGTCGAATCGTTTGACATATTTTACGGCTCGGGCAGACTGACAGCAGATTCCGTTGCCGAATCGGGTACTGGACAGCTGCGCTGTTCCCCTCTCTGGATGGAGATGACTCGGTTCGAGCCGCCGTCGGAAGGCGGCACTCAGGCTCAGGATGAGTCTCGGTGCACGGGGTTAGCCAAACAGGCCACAAGTGCTACAGCAGAGCGTTCTGCTGGCCACCGGCCTGCACAGCAACGATAGGCCCGGCCTGTCCCAAGGTGACGTATGTCCGACAACAAGATCCGCAACACCCCTCGCAAGCCCGTCGTGTTGATGTCCATGGGCGCTCAAGAGCGCAAGGGCCACGACTATCAAGTAATGACCCACAAATACATTCAGCCTCTGGTCGAGTTCTCCGGTTGCGTGCCACTGCTGGTACCGACCTGCTGCGGTATCGATGACCTCGAGCAGTATCTGGATATGGCCGACGGTGTGTACCTGACCGGCGCTGGCAGCAACATCGACCCGGCGCTCTATGGCCAGGAGAACGAGACGCCAGACAAGGGTCAGGATCGTGACCGCGACCTGTTCGATTTGCCCCTGATCCGTGCGGCCATCGCCCGCGGTCTGCCGATCTTCGGCATCTGTCGCGGTATGCAGGAAATCAACGTGGCGCTGGGCGGTGATATCTACCAGAAGGTCTACGTCGAGCCGGGTTTCAACGACCATCGTGAAAACCCGGATGATCCGGTCGAGGTGCAGTACGCACCCAGCCATAGCGTGCGTCCGGTGACCGGCAGCTGGTTCGCCGAGCTGATGGGCAAGCAGGAGATTCGCGTCAACTCCTTGCACGGCCAGGCCATTCGCCAGCTGGGCAAGGGGCTGGAAGTGCTGGCTACCGCCGAGGATGGTCTGATCGAAGCAATCCATGCGCCGAGCTTGTCGCCCTTCCTGTTCGCCGTGCAATGGCATCCGGAATGGCAGGCGGCGAAGAACCCGGATTCGGTGAAGATCTTCCAGGCCTTCGGTGACGCCTGTCATCGCCGAGTCGCTTCGCGTAATCCTCGTCAGGCTGCCTGAGCCAAGCGCCGTCGGCTCCTGCGTCAGTAGGGGCTTGGCGGCTGTGGCCAGTTCAAGATGCCGCTGTCACTGAAGCGGCGGGTGCCGAACAGGCCATCGGCGAGCTTGCCGCGCAGCATGTAGGGCACTTCCTGGCCGGGTTGATAACCGGCGACGCCCCAGGCCTGGCGCATCACCGAAAACGCGGAAATGCTCACCGGTATGCTGAGTACCGTCTCGCCAAAGCGCGGTACGCTGCCGCTCTGGTCACTCACGCCACTGGCCAGAGGCTGCCCGTTCACATCCAGATCCAGTGCCATGCCGTTGAAGCTCACCGCGCTGTCGTTGGGGTTCTGTACCCGCAGTTTGACCGCGAAGCGTACTTCCAGGCCTTGACCGGGCAAGGGCTCCAGGCCGACCAGGTCGACCCGTAGCGGATCACGATTGCCCAGGCTGGCGCAGGCGCCCAGGCTTGCCGCGATCAGGCTGATGAAGCAAAGACGAAGCAGACGAGGCATGACAGTCTTCCCTGGACATTATGGGTTCAAGATAGAAGACCGCTGTGTGCCTCATTAGCTCCCGGCGCGTTGTTTCGCGCCCAGCACCAGCGCGATACCGCCGAGCACGGCGACCGCGCTCAATGTCAGGCGCAGGGACAGCGCCTCGCTCAGCAGCAGGCTGCCCCCCAACATGGCGAGAATTGGCACGCTCAGTTGCACCGTGGCGGCCTGGCTGGCGCGCAGGCCGGGCAGGGCGCTGTACCAGATGGCATAACCCACCCCCGAGGTAATGGCGCCTGACAGCAGCGCATAGCACAAGCCGGGCGCATCCCAGGTCAGTTGCGGCAGCAGCACCAACGCCAGCAGCACCGCTAGTGGTGACGCGCGCAGAAAGTTACCGGCAGTCACTGCCAGCGGGTCGCCCAGGCCGCGACCGAGCAGCGAATACGTACCCCAGGCGACGCCGGCCAGCAGCATCAGCAATGCTGCCGATAAAGGTGGTGCGCTGGCGCCGGGTAGCAGCAGTGCGAGCAGGCCGAAGCTGGCCAGGGCCGTACCGAGACTGGCAAGCAGGCCCAGGCGCTCGCCACGCAGCAGGCCCCAGAGCAGCATGCTCAACTGTACGGCGCCGAACAGCAGCAGGGCGCCGGTACCGGTATCCAGTTGTAGATAGGCGAAGGAGAAGGCTGCCGCATAGGTGAACAGCGCCAATGCGCCGAACCAGTTGCCGGCGATGGGCTGCCTGGACTGTTTCAGCCTGAGCAACAGCCAGAGCGTCAGCGCGCCGCAGAGCAGGCGGATCGCCGTGAAGCTGGCTGCATCGATTTCGGTTTCACGCAGCGCCAGGCGGCACAGCAACGAGTTGCCGGCGAAGGCCAGCATGGCAAGGCAGGTAAACAGCAGGATACGCGGTGGCATCGGCCATCCTTGGGTGAAGGTCTGGTGATGCCGGGCAGCTAACCACGTCAGGCTGCCCGAGGGCATTGGCAGAAGGTCGCAAGTCCCTGCGACCTTGGCCACTCAGGCGGGGAGACCTCGGTCAGAAGTGCACTTTGACCAGCAGGCTTGCGGTGTTCTGGTCGGTCGAGCCCACGAAGTTCTCGCTGACGAAGCCGCCGTCCTTGATGCCGTACTTGTTCTTCCAGTAGTCGTATTCGATGCCAACGTAGAGCTGCTTTTCGCCCCACTTCAGCGCCTTGCCCAGGTCGTACTTGATCTGCGGGTTGAAGTGCAGGTTGGCGTGGTAGTCGCCACGACGATTGCTGTCGTTGTCCACCACCCAGTCCATGAAACCGTCGATGAGGATGTCCGATTCGCCCACCGGGATGGTGTAGCTCCACACCGGGGTGATCTGCCAGACATTCTTGCCTGGGCGGCTGCCGTCCGGCTTGCGCAGGTAGGTGTTGAGC
Protein-coding regions in this window:
- a CDS encoding MerR family transcriptional regulator; protein product: MTNAQLADEEVGHDYRQALDEGFLPIREVARSTGINAVTLRAWERRYGLIVPYRTPKGHRLYSPANLERIAAILAWLSRGVAVGQVKALLDHNQAPQPASSDNWSCLRAELLDCITALNERRLDDRFNASLTLYPASTLVEQLLWPLLGELDQRWQGQFGARLEQVFFFSWLRSKLATRVYHSNRQVGGAPLLLINLGEAPMEPGLWLSAWLASASDCPVEVFDWPLPPHELLTALEHVAPRALLLYADQALDNTLLRRHLPRLAEQSPVPLLIAGPAAHIHRDALAGLHSATDPLAAHAWLLSHGLLGAQEVTPCSN
- a CDS encoding LEA type 2 family protein; the protein is MPRLLRLCFISLIAASLGACASLGNRDPLRVDLVGLEPLPGQGLEVRFAVKLRVQNPNDSAVSFNGMALDLDVNGQPLASGVSDQSGSVPRFGETVLSIPVSISAFSVMRQAWGVAGYQPGQEVPYMLRGKLADGLFGTRRFSDSGILNWPQPPSPY
- the hemH gene encoding ferrochelatase translates to MTDHALLLVNLGSPASTEVADVRRYLNQFLMDPYVIDLPWPLRRLLVSLILIKRPAASAHAYASIWWDEGSPLVVLSRRLQEAMKAQWSQGPVELAMRYGEPSIESTLLRLAKQGIREVTLAPLYPQFADSTTTTVIEEVKRVIREHGLSLRLSTLPPFYDQPEYLDALVASAKPYLEQDFDHLLLSFHGLPERHLHKLDPSGHCLKGEDCCRTASPQVLANCYRAQCLRSAELFAQRMGLRPEQWSVSFQSRLGRAKWIEPYTETRLDELAAQGVKKLLVMCPAFVADCIETLEEIGDRGREQFVEAGGESLQLVPCLNDHPDWAAALKVLCERAPVSL
- a CDS encoding ABC transporter substrate-binding protein encodes the protein MRYLLLALLVTSTSLAAEPWRVVGDEQFAPYSFVTTEDDTPRGLDVELVDAVLREAKVNYDIRLYPWERVKRMLDRGEVQMAFQFAGTPLRQQQYELVGPLRSGSTVFMTTAKTALSDWKSLDDLSPYVIGQVRGYAYEENFDRADLARDTTAQNPRQLVSMLLAGRIDIIVGDRVQLQYFVREQRAQEQVRILPRPLIQMPRFVAFAKGDSERARQFSEALVRLRKSGTLGKIEQRWTH
- a CDS encoding gamma-glutamyl-gamma-aminobutyrate hydrolase family protein, which encodes MSDNKIRNTPRKPVVLMSMGAQERKGHDYQVMTHKYIQPLVEFSGCVPLLVPTCCGIDDLEQYLDMADGVYLTGAGSNIDPALYGQENETPDKGQDRDRDLFDLPLIRAAIARGLPIFGICRGMQEINVALGGDIYQKVYVEPGFNDHRENPDDPVEVQYAPSHSVRPVTGSWFAELMGKQEIRVNSLHGQAIRQLGKGLEVLATAEDGLIEAIHAPSLSPFLFAVQWHPEWQAAKNPDSVKIFQAFGDACHRRVASRNPRQAA
- a CDS encoding DUF523 and DUF1722 domain-containing protein — protein: MQSNKAKLGISACLMGAEVRYNGGHKLSRLCSRSLNEHFDFIPVCPEVGIGMPVPREPIRLVGDPQSPRAVGTVDRSRDVTDALAAYAQRMADDLQGISGFIFMQQSPSCGLERVKVYQEGGRPSEPGRGIFAATFCALHPDLPVEEDGRLNDPVLRENFITRVYAHAEWLRLLQQGLSRRALIAYHSRYKYLLMATDPARYKSLGQLLGNLARHDLAELAPHYFSELMAALKKCATRGTHSNVLQHLSGYLKRTLSSDEKQEMQQLIGQYRAGIVPLVVPLTLLKHHFRRHPDRYIASQAYLQPHPEPLSLRNAL
- a CDS encoding MFS transporter: MHNNNNGYPSSTRAWVTVAILMVAYVLSFVDRQILNLLVEPIRRDLAINDTQMSLLMGLSFALFYTVCGIPLGRVADTRSRRGLIAIGVLFWSAATAACGMAKMYWQFLLCRIGVGVGEAALSPAAYSLIADSFPAERRATAISVYSMGVYLGSGLAFLVGGLVIQFASAQGDVTLPVLGEVRPWQLIFLILGVAGVLFTLLMLAVKEPARRGAGAGVAVPLSEVGRYIRANRRTVLLHNFGFAGLAFAGYGSAAWVPTFYIRTYGWDAGQVGIVYGSIVAVFGCLGIVFGGRLADWMAKRGRSDANMRVGLYAALGALPMVVLFPLMDTAFWASVLMAPTVFCLSMPFGVAPAAIQEIMPNSMRGQASAIYLFVITLIGLGVGPTAVALVTDFVFADDAALRYSLLIVTTLAVLMSIILLAKSLKPYRESVTRLEQWAANPA
- a CDS encoding TIGR02450 family Trp-rich protein — translated: MNASRRLNPRKLLLSKWTAAQPQNRERHFLVTELIRDEDDNILAVELQAVLTKRSQALDWHQLLDTQRWLQGWH
- a CDS encoding zinc ribbon domain-containing protein YjdM, producing the protein MTALPPCPKCNSEYTYEDGTQLVCPECAHEWKAGESAESGDDARVIKDSVGNLLQDGDTITVIKDLKVKGSSLVVKVGTKVKNIRLVDGDHDIDCKIDGIGAMKLKSEFVRKV
- a CDS encoding TIGR01777 family oxidoreductase codes for the protein MHILLTGGTGMIGRALCAYWAEQGHRLTVWSREPAKVAELCGPSVRGIGRLEELTDEPLDAVVNLAGAPIADRPWSKKRKALLWASRIGLTEQLLAWLHSREQRPAVLLSGSAVGWYGDGGEQELNENTPRVSDDFAAQLCGAWEETALRAEALGIRVVLVRTGLVLNPDGGMLKRLLLPFKLGLGGRLGDGRQWMPWIHFADQIALMDFLLQHSEARGPYNACAPLPARNAEFTKAMGQALSRPTLLPVPAFALRAGLGEMSGLLLGGQRAVPMRLLEAGFSFRFTHLDVALVDLLGHH
- a CDS encoding NAD(P)/FAD-dependent oxidoreductase, coding for MNAPIAIIGTGLAGLSAAQALHAAGLEIELFDKSRGSGGRMASKRSDAGSLDLGTQYFTARDRRFVEVVQQWQARGWVAQWAPDLYNAQDGQLSASPDEQLRWVGAPRMSAITRALLGALPVHFSCRIAEVFRGDRHWNLLDTEGNSHGPFSHVIIATPAPQASALLAAAPKLAGAAASVVMEPTWAVALGFDAALETRVEGCFVQDSSLDWIARNRSKPGRDTHLDTWVLHATSAWSRQHLDLPKEAVIEQLHGAFAELIGCAVPPPSFTLAHRWLYARPAQAHQWGALADADLGLYACGDWCLSGRVEGAWLSGQDAARRLLEHLA